A genomic window from Daphnia magna isolate NIES linkage group LG9, ASM2063170v1.1, whole genome shotgun sequence includes:
- the LOC116931191 gene encoding uncharacterized protein LOC116931191, producing the protein MGILVKNKFLVKRGMFILAGVFSALGIIFSSIAMGTDYWIVSEGSQNTSGSGSTDLSFESNIKINYGLFNGRKTTKGQLDLAPVPYSLTVFCPGGEGVCLVSCGTTEVEQKQEFDYLRFGETAYRCQRTTKVLKTSRSRLVQLASDISVKETARSVPVRGNDQFMDYGLWVTTLIFLSLMLSFQVISAGLCFFNTVTIPIEMLVGPMGIYLANGVVGLTGLITLSLWGDLFSSKLSSELAIQETILDIYLMSSSNLGYSYWFVLCSLIFAIASSVCIRFRNSLRKFSNQNVVGVESSTPGGMLY; encoded by the exons ATGGGCATTctagttaaaaataaatttcttgTTAAAAGAGGCATGTTCATATTAGCAGGCGTGTTCAGTGCCCTCGGTATAATATTTAGCAGTATTGCGATGGGAACTGATTACTGGATCGTCTCTGAAGGCAGCC AAAATACAAGTGGATCAGGATCGACAGACTTATCTTTTGAAagtaatataaaaattaattacggaCTTTTTAATGGTCGAAAAACAACGAAAGGACAGCTGGATCTTGCCCCAGTTCCCTATAGTTTGACAG TTTTTTGTCCTGGTGGGGAGGGTGTTTGTCTAGTAAGCTGTGGAACAACAGAGGTTGAACAAAAACAGGAATTTGATTATCTGAGGTTCGGTGAAACGGCATACAGATGCCAGAGAACTACAAAAGTGTTAAAGACAAGCAG ATCCCGTCTTGTGCAACTGGCAAGCGACATTTCTGTTAAAGAAACCGCTCGCTCGGTACCTGTAAGAGGAAACGATCAATTCATGGACTACGGGCTGTGGGTCACCACCCTGATATTCTTATCGCTCATGCTTTCCTTCCAAGTAATTTCAGCCGGTTTATGCTTCTTTAACACGGTAACCATCCCCATCGAGATGTTGGTAGGACCAATGGGCATTTATTTAGCCAACGGTGTTGTAG GTTTGACTGGGTTGATCACTTTGTCTCTATGGGGAGATCTGTTTTCCTCGAAACTTTCGTCGGAATTGGCTATCCAGGAGACGATATTAGATATCTATCTCATGAGCTCATCTAATCTTGGTTATTCGTATTG GTTTGTACTTTGCTCTCTGATATTTGCTATCGCTTCTTCCGTCTGCATTCGGTTCCGTAACTCTCTAAGAAAGTTCAGCAACCAGAACGTCGTCGGTGTTGAAAGCTCAACTCCCGGCGGCATGTTATACTAA
- the LOC116931190 gene encoding charged multivesicular body protein 7, whose translation MGSPDSSSSRAFRLPDCWKDDVRMTALFALPRNESLNPHDWAGKYKFWKELILEWATLNQILVFDVEDIKKVFVRNGKFPASLNRVLEDMKKNGDIVTKDQYSYQTDQSSSWARWGISLITSSVAWSWNKVMTSLTETEETIPKYVVPSVLKKMCEKILQLPIASSEEIMEVEELTDLHPEVFGNDEETQLILNHLQNLGKVAIEASSDQTMIKFIIPTIKTKQSQLNNSGWSVSPAKQKEKTIEITEVDRSLATLKRTEKLLNDEIESMEMEMKTLEQTARARLKKRVPVELLKLHCIAANNYKLSLKNVIKHCQISRL comes from the exons ATGGGGTCTCCAGATTCTTCATCGTCGAGAGCTTTCAGGTTACCGGACTGTTGGAAAGATGATGTCCGCATGACTGCTCTTTTCGCCCTACCTAGAAATGAATCTCTCAATCCACATGATTGGGCTGGAAAATACAAGTTCTGGAAAGAGTTAATTCTAGAATGGGCTACACTAAATCAAATACTTGTATTTGATGTGGAAGATATTAAAAAAGTGTTTGTCAGGAATGGAAAATTTCCTGCATCGCTAAACAGGGTTCTGGAAGACATGAAAAA aaATGGTGATATTGTCACCAAGGATCAATATTCTTATCAAACAGATCAGTCTTCATCATGGGCAAGATGGGGGATCAGCCTCATTACATCATCTGTTGCCTGGTCATGGAACAAGGTTATGACTTCTCTCACCGAAACTGAGGAAACTATCCCAAAATATGTGGTTCCTAGTGTGCTAAAG AAAATGTGCGAAAAAATTCTCCAGCTACCTATTGCTTCATCAgaagaaataatggaagtTGAAGAACTTACAGATTTACATCCTGAAGTATTTGGCAATGATGAAGAAACTCAGTTAATCTTGAATCATCTCCAAAATTTGGGTAAGGTAGCCATCGAGGCTTCCTCGGATCAAACCATGATCAAGTTTATCATTCCAACGATAAAAACAAAGCAATCGCAGCTAAATAATTCTGGTTGGAGCGTATCTCCTGCTAAACAGAAGGAGAAAACTATTGAAATAACTGAAGTTGATCGCAGTCTAGCTACTCTTAAACGAACGGAAAAGTTGCTCAACGACGAAATTGAAAGTATGGAAATGGAAATGAAGACACTAGAACAGACGGCGCGTGCACGACTGAAAAAGAGGGTTCCCGTGGAGct GCTAAAGCTGCACTGTATCGCCGCAAACAATTACAAGCTGTCTTTGAAAAACGTAATCAAGCACTGTCAAATATCCAGACTATGA